Genomic window (Drosophila ananassae strain 14024-0371.13 chromosome 3L, ASM1763931v2, whole genome shotgun sequence):
TTCAAACACAAAGCAAAGCTGAGATTCGGGCTTCGACAAAAACCATTCCAATGACAAAAAGGAATCGCTAAGTACTCCGTCATAAAGAGACTTTTATGGAGACAAAGCCGGATAGTGTTCGCGtaaattcgaaaaatggggGCTACAGTTTGGAGCAGATACCCCATTGCGTGACTACAAAAAATTGCGGCTACTTTATGAGCAAATACCTCCATTCTAATACACTTTTTCAATTGCTGTACTGATCATAAAGTtgagcaaataaaaaataaattacgcCAAAGTCCAAATCCATTATAGACTAATTTTAAACGGCTGTGgctaaaatatgtaaataatGTACTAGCGTCTGGACTCTGGAGGCGGGAGATTAAATCCAGCAGTCACCTTGCAACTGTCTATTTGAGTTTTTATCAGGCAGAAGATGTGTGTGACTTTCATGGTCAGGGTTCGATGTgatgttaaataaataaaaccgaaatagaaataaacttTTCAATAACCGGTTATTTGTTTGCCGACACATTACTCGTTTGCCTTTCCACCAACAGCTGTTCTCCGGGCAGCAAAATATTACCCAAAAACAGCAAACAATAACACAAGTACTCTACGATCTTCAACCTGGCTAGTAGGGCCTTCATTTTGATCAGGAACCCCGTCTTAAAAGCCTCAAAAGTACACAAAAACTAGACGGTATTTAGACACAAACTAGacacaaaaatttaataattctaTAAAGTTGATGTAATAATTGCTCGAAACACTTTTCGAAAAATGTTGATCCTATAATTTTAGTTGAAAACCAGAAACCTAGGCTGTCCAGTCTCGTTTCCCAACTTCCAGTTGAAGTAATCATTACTCGTTTTCGAAACAGTTTCAAGTTACAGAAGTTGGACTGTATTTCATTAGTCACAACCCGGCTTAATCAATCTTAATTATTGTTTTGTCTTTGGGCTAAGAATGCGTATGTGCATCTGATAGATCGAGAGAAGATCTGTGTGGAGCctaaacccaaaaaaataaaaaattcaaattaaaattcgAATAGTTGTGTGTAAACAAGGCCTAAAAGAAACCTGGAAAAGCAGCGGGTACGGTCCACCTCGTCTGATTAGCCAGGCCCAGACGTGTTTCAAGCTCGCTTCGCGTTAGGTGAATCTGATTCCGAATCCGAGTCTCTGAAATAGAGACCCATAACCGAATATCCATTCGAGTGTCCAGTGcgtgccaccaccaccacaccaccaccacaccaCCACTTCCATTTCAATTCGATTCCGAGCAGCTTTGGTTTTCGAGTTGCGGGCGGTGGCAAGTTGCGCATACAAATTGGGCCGGGTAAGAGTGTAATTAAACCCGGCCCGAACCGATGTAAGCCGACTGCATCAGTCCGGATTGGTGGTATCACCAATTCCACCTGTCGCTGGTCAGTGACCAAGTGGCCACCGTTCAATTCAGTTGGCAATTGGCTTTTGCTTTCGGTTGTTATCGTCCGCGCAGATTTAAATAGATTTGTAAGGGAATCGCAAGTACGGAACATCGGTAACCGGACACTGGACACTCGGACCGACTATATTTAATCTACCAAAACACATTATCCAATCCCAGTTGACAATTAGCAGTGTCCCCAGCAGATGCTGTAATGAAAGTGAAATGAAAACGGTGGctgaactaaaaaaaaacaaaacagaagcCAACTGAACTGTGTATGAGTGCTGTGATATAAACTGGATGTTGTCATAGAGAAACGTGATCCCCAAACCCCCGACGAAAGCCACAGTGCTAAGTGCCTCAGTTGGCTCAGTTAATTAATTCCATCGGCAGTTGGGCAAGCGTAATGTCAACTGCCATATTTGTGCGACTCGGAGTGTGTCGGTCATTTGAACTTGAAACTGATTAGGGGCGTTAATCAATCTATGCATAGAGCTTGATTTTTGCACTGTCGATAAGGATTACCTATACCATTTAGGGTTTTGAAAAGTGTCCTTCTGCTGTCGAAAAAAATTAGTGTCCTGCACGTGTTGacttaattgattttcccATGGGGACAATTTTCTTGTTAAATATAATTGTTTCCTGCCGATTAAATTTGCTTAAATAACTCTGCATTCTTGATTTTCTAATTTGTCTTttgacattttaatttttctgtCACTTTAGTTGATCATTTTGCACCAATTTTGCATGGGAATCACAACAGATTTCTGAGCAATTAAAAGTGTCCTTACGATTGTGTTTATACTCATAAAGTTCACATGAAATTTTCAATAATGGCAGACAATTCTATAAAACCAAGTCCGGATGAAAATGGTAAGAAAACTATTCAAGGAAAATGCTATTCAGTTTTAatggattttcttttttaggaTCAGGAGACCAGGCAATAACTGTCATTAATATAGGTAAGTTAAACCCACTTAAGTGTGAAAATATTGGCTTGAATTTAAGAAATCTTAGAAGAACAATACTTCCTAGTTTGTCACATCATGATGACTGTTTTATAAGCCAATTGTTTAATCAGATTCATCGTTACTAGGCATTATAGTGAGGAAAAATTGCAGTATATAGACGCAGATATTGAAACATTATAATTATCTTTAAATAACGGAAAATACTTTGATCCGCTGCCCCTATATTAGTAGGCACGCATAGATTAACCCCGAATATAGCTTTAAACATGTATTAGCCCGAGTCCAAACAGACTGATTTGTTATCAGGCCGACACGCTCGACTTTCCCCTCCcgaaattgtatatatattccacATGCACATAAAACACATACAATTGTTGCTGATAATGAATGCCAACACCCATTGCTGAGTATATTTTCGGTTGTAGAGCAGGCATTCATTTAGTAGCAGCCGGCGTTTCTGTTCGAAAAGGTGTGTGTTTATCCAGTGATTAAAATTAAACCAAATGCACGTCCAGCTGTATTTTGCGAAATACTGGATATGCTAATTTCTGTCGTAATCAAATTCTAGTGGTTCTGCTTCTTGGTTTTGTTGATACTTTTAATTCAATCAAGTataaaagatatttaaaaGAGTGTgctttaaatacaatttattttcaatgaaaGACATTTTCAAATAAGAATTAAATTACCGCTATTCATGTGCTCACTATACTAGAGGGATTCGTTACCTATGTGGCCAGCAGTCCTCGTTAGCCAACACTTGTAGTACGACCGTATAATAGTTTGCCTTTGGCTAATAAAGTTTAATCATCGCTGGTCACACATGCCGAAAGCTTTTGATTTATATTAGTACACTTTGAAAGAgtcttttaatatttaaaatagttttaaaatgcaataagaaaataaaaattgaacaaGTCTAAGATACAGTAGATACGTTCATTGTGCTGTACTGTCTTCTTTTAATATAAAAGGGGTAGGCTAGCATTTTTCTGGAAAACCCTCTGGAAGAGCATACAGACTTCGCCGcgtcaaaattattttagtcGTTACTGGTTTTTTCCGAGCCCCAAAGTGAACTGGGAACTCGGCGTTTGGGTCCGAGATTGGCTTTAATCTGCTCTCAGTTGTCTCGGCGATCGGTTGGAATTCCGGTTGAATTCCGCATGCGCCGTAATCCTGCCAGTTGATAGCATCAAAGCCCTCCGAAATCGCACCCGGCCATCGCAAAAAGTACATACATTTATTGTATATAATTCgaacaataaacaaaacaaaaccgTAGATGCGAACCAAACGAAAGTGAATGTGTTGTTTACGTTTCTGAGTGTCTGTCTGTCTATCTGTCCACCTCTCTTTCACACATTTCTTCGGTTTAACTTCCCCCCCATCCGCCcgcagaaacagaaactgaaaacGCAGAAGCCTCCACCGGAATCCCAGCAGCATCCGCATCCCAACATCTCCCAGAGAAGCAGCAGCCGCTCCAAGCCGAAGCCGAATCCGAGACCGACAGAATGGCCAATTTCGACGATGTGAGTGACCAATTGTGAGGCGATTGCAAGTGCACACCAAACcagacaaaaaatataaaaaataatataaaaaaaaacagatgtGTAACGATTATTAACTTGCACAAACACACAACAGATAAACATACACATTTATAtgaaaaagaaggaaaaaaagaaaaaatatgtaCCGTGCACGTAACAAACATTAAGCGCcttattttgtttgatttaatttttatttgaattttttgttttcgccgTTCCGTCGTTATCCTCCCTATGTATGCGTGTTGCATGTTGtccgccgccgcctcctccgccgccgccactCGGTTATTGCGAATGTGAAAACCCACCTGCTCCAACTGCTCTACCTGCTCCTCCTCtacctgctcctcctcctcccgaCTGTTTTCTACACTTCccacaacatcaacaacaacaacaacaacatgaacAATTACAACACcatgaacaacaacaactacaatcAGACGTTGCAACGAGCCCGCCTCGCCTTTTCCAGTGGCAAGACCAGGAGCGTCAGCTTTCGGTAAGTTTAAGCGTAATCTTGGAAAGAAAACTAGTCAGTCCATGGGTTAAGTCATCTGGCCTGGGTCATAGGACATACATAGATGAACTACCTTTCCAACTGTGCCCACTTTCTGTTATTACTTCATGCGGTTATTACCTCTCCGTTACGGCAGAGCAGTCATCGTAACAAAGTCTGGGCCTTAAAATGGGTCAGCAGTGTCAGTATCTCTTCGTGTTTATTATTCCATTTCGGCAACAACTCTGCCTCCATGACTCTTCCTCCTCACTCCGATAAGAAATTCCCAGATAGGGTAGAGTTTCTGGAGGATTCCACTTATCAGCTCTAGACTCTAGACTCCAACTTTGGGAACTTTGACCCGGGGGTGTACTGGGAATGAAATTGGACTTGAACTGAATCAGTTTCCCTCGTCATGCAGGCGGAATTGCTGTTTCCCAACTCGGAACCGCACTCGGAATAGCAGTCACCAGACAATCAGCCATTCCCAACACACGCACCACCTCACAAATACCTCTATGGATATGTTAATAATACACAAAAAATGTATCTCGAGATGTATAGagaaaaaatagacaaaaaacagGCGATATACAGCTAACGATAGTTTTTGAGTGCGAAGTGTGAAACGGAAGTGCGGAAGAATCTTAGCCCAAGGCTAATGCCGTTTAATTCCATGATCTTTCAAATAGTTCCGAACAAATGAACACGTTCTATGACTGTTATTTCGCCTCTAGCAGCAACCTCTTCTCCATCTACTACCCCAATCGAGGAGAAgctttttgaatatatttttattcggTTCTCCGAGCTCTGAGCCGAAAATCCAACTCACTGGATTGGCCAAATCGCTGGGCTAATTGCTTTATTTATATTCACAGCCGATTGGCATAATGCTTATGGCTTTATGTTTGTCATAAACAAttaattcaattcaattgcAAGTGCACTTCAGACAGGCTATTAacccgccaccaccaccaccgccgcaGTTCACCTTGACTACTCGGACTAGCGCCGCCCCGAGTACACtccggtggtggtggtggtggtgggtcaAAGTAGATCAGAGCGCCTAGGTTGTCAAGCCAGTTTCCACGCTTGTAATTGGCCACAGTCCCCAATAGCACCAGCGCTCCGGCTCCAgcaccagctccagctccagttgAGTCATCCGATAGAATATACAAGATCGTAGAATATCTCATAACCGGCCCGTAAAGCTAGCATTGACCTTCCCCAAGAGCCCCTCGTGCATTGTGATTAGtattgattttgttttggtCTTTGTTTCGCGCTCCTACCGCGGAACTTGTCCCATCATCATAGCGATAATCATCACCGTTTATccattaattatttcttttttttttgtgcttttcTTGGCAGACGCAAGCAGCTGGAGAATCTTCTGCGTTGCTATGAGGAGCACGAGAGCGAGATCATCAGTGCCTTGGAGGCGGATCTGCGGCGACCCAAACAGGAGTCCCTCATCGTCGAGACCGAGTTCATGAAGAACGACATCAAGCACATTCTATTCCACCTAGATGACTGGGTCAAGGCAGATAAGGTAGGCTCCGAACTCCGAACCGATCTCTTACATATTCGCATATTTATGattaacattttaattattgcCTCCGAACAGCCATCGAAGTCGTTCGTTAATCTGATGGACGATGTCCAGATCTATAATGATCCTTTTGGAGTGGTCCTGGTGATTGGCGCCTGGAACTAtccgctgcagctgctgctggtgccCGTGGCCTCCGCCATCGCTGCTGGCAACTGTGTCGTCATCAAGCCCAGCGAGATTGCCGCCAACTGCGCCAAATTCATTGCCGATGTCATTCCCAAATATTTGGATAATGTACGTCTGACCTGGTTTTCCCTACAAGGAACAAAATTCCTTAAACAAATATCTACTTTTTgtagtatttgttttttagttttagttttaaaattaagctATTTCATTCTGTCAATAGCCAGTAtgcatatttgcatttttCGATTTTGCATTCGGTTTTTATGCAAATAGTGCTACTTATGCCATACAAAAGCTGTTTATGGTTATTTATAGTTAAACAAGTCTTCAAAAACCAAATGAATCAAATAAGTTGTAGTTATTAGTCAGCAAGTAAAGTGCCATTATGTATTATAAGTTATAAGTTGGTCTCTGAATGCGCTTTTTGACAAACGATTTCATTTTCAGGACTGCTTCCCAGTTGTCTGCGGTGGACCCGCGGAGACTGCCGAGCTGCTCAACCAACGCTTCGACTACATCTTCTACACAGGATCCACTCGCGTGGGAAAGATCATCCACGCCGCGGCCAACAAGCACCTGACGCCGACGACTCTGGAGCTGGGTGGCAAGAGGTGGGCTTCTAAAAAGTATAACTAGTTTTTTAAACTAATTtcttgtatttattttagtcCCTGCTATATCGACAAGTCGGTGGAGCTGCGCACTGCCGTGAAGCGCATTCTGTGGGGAAAACTGATCAACTGTGGACAGACCTGTATTGCTCCCGACTACATCCTCTGCTCCAAGGAGGTGCAGGAGAAGTTTATTGCGGAAGCCAAGGAAGTGCTTAAGGAGTGGTACGGCGAGAATATCCAAAGCAGCCCGGATCTAAGCCGCGTGATCAATGCCAACAATTTCCAGTAAATCATTCTCAATCTTAAAGTGAACTTCTAAACCAAATATTCTGTTTTAGGCGCCTTCTCGGTCTGATGAAGTCCGGACGCGTGGCCGTTGGTGGCAAGTACGATGTCAGCGAACGTTACATCGAGCCCACCATCTTGGTGGATGTGAAGGCCAACGATCCCATCATGGAGGAGGAAATCTTCGGCCCCATCTTGCCCATCTACAATGTGGAGAGTGCCTATGATGCCATCAAGTTCATCAATGCCAGGTATGACACCTCGTGACCCAATCTTCGATGTCCCTTCCCCCCTTGTTTTTGCGCCCGCATCACCTCATACACAAccaactacaacaaccaatGTCCGATTCGTAATGTTTTTCTCATAGAGAGAGTCCACTTGTCCTGTATATTTTCACATTGgaaacagaggttcagaatcTGTTCATAAACGGCACCCAGTCGGGCGGACTGTGCGTGAACGATACGATAATGCACTATGCTGGTAAGAGAGCCGACTCGGTCAACCCCCCCTTTATTTGAAATTCAGTCAAGATTCTAATGGATGTGGATACTGAATATTGAATGCAATGGCTACGGTtagaagtaaaaaaaaagctcGTAACTGTGACAAGTTAGACCGTTGCTTGCTTCCTTGCTCCTCTACGGTTTTGGTCTCGCCTCCTCCCAATCTTACCCATCCAACTTGAAACACCTGTATTTTATAGCCTGCTAAGAGCTCTgtataattattttgtatattccTCTGGTGACGgtgattgttatttattccccAGTACAGCTCCCCAGTTGTAGGTGATTTATAATTTCCAGTTTAGCAACTCTACGTATATTACGTACCCCTGACACTAATCATTACATATTTTTCGTTCATCTGTATATATTCCATTAATATTTGCAGATCTGTTAATTCTAATTGGTTCTGTTTTATTCGGTTaagaattaaatatttaaatactcaatTATATGAgacaaaattcaaaaaaatctCACAGATCTGCGAATGCTACTGTGTTCTCGACTCTTATGTGTATAAAGTTTGTGTATATTTTTGAAGCCCCTAACGATGCTCGTGGAACTTCaattgtttatgtttttcaaCTAATTATTCCCCCGTTCTACCCACTTCCCGTAATTAGAGAGAAACCACTTGTAATTTACGTGTTCTCCAACTCAAATAAGCTAGTTAAAGAGTTCAGAAGCAATACCACCAGCGGCGGATTCTGCAGCAACGAAACAATTATGCACTGTGGAGGTATTTTTTTCCTAAGCTAATGCCTATAATTAAGTAAATTTTTGTACTGTAGGCACCTTTGAGACACTTAGCAATGCACTTATTGAATATTGAACCTTAGTAGTCCGTGTTATGCACCTCCGATCTATATTTAAATCACAAATCACTCTTCCAGAACTTGTTGATGTTTGAACTCGAAAACTCGGTCGCTGCGACCCAAAAAAGGAACACTCTAATTTTATGcacattattttaaatttataatttggtTTCGGATACGGATTATGCAATTATATGTTTACCTTTTAACACTTACATGCTTGACTGAAAATGTATCTATAAATtcgcaattttaatttcgCAAAGTGCTAAAAGTTTTGGTGATAGAAAAATTAGCTTCCGGTGTGGTTTAAGTTACTACGTTTATGCGCAAAATCttactaaaaaaattaataaataatgcgTGTAAATGTAGTCTTGGCTTTAAAAGATTCCTAACAATTTATTAATGCTCCTCCACAGTTGATGTCCTGCCCTTCGGAGGCGTGGGAATGAGTGGAATGGGCAGCTACCATGGCAAGTATGGCTTCGATACCTTCACACACAAAAAGTCGTGCCTTGGAAAGGATCTTTCCGCCCTTGGCGAAAAGTTGGCATCGTAAGTTCCTCAATATCCAATTTATAAACTTTctgtataattattttttttgacagAGCGCGTTATCCACCCTACTCGGACCGCAAAGGATCGCTGCTGTCTTTCCTGCTCCGCAAGCGCCGCCCTCTGCCCAATCTGCATCTGAGCCACCTTCTGGCCGTTGGCCTGGGCGTCGGTTTGACGGTCTTGGCCAACTACTACCTACAGGTAAGGAAGGTATAAAAAGCTGGCTACAAGATAGCTTTCGTGGTGCCCCCATTAAAGTATATGATTGTCTTTCATGCATTCGCGACTCCACCGGAAATCACACTCTCGACACAAACAACCACCCGCATCGACTTACACCTAATCCATTCACCCACACCGTCGTCCACTATTTCAGGGCAAGCTGTTGTCGCGTTAGTTGGGCCGCTTGGCGCTGTTTCGATGGCGGAGTCTGGAGACCGTCGCCAGTggattttttacatttaattttggaattgTTTGCAATAAATGTATAAGCATAGCACGGCATTGTTTATTGGGTATTCACTTTACTAATATCATTCCGCATACCACCAAACTAACAAAATACAAATCGGGttttaaaaaccatttcaaaaaatggttttattaaatttcttccattttatattttcagaAAAGCTCAACTGATTAAGAaccaaaatacttttttactttttatacgCATATCGGTGGGTGATGTAAAGCTTTGGATACTACCTAATACATAGTTATTGTTATTTAGTTGctatttaatgaaaatgtgAATGCTTATTGTAATGTACGACAAATAAACAATACCAATTAACCGCggtcttttaattttaaattaggaATAGTGTGACCAGATCTGTCAAACCCAATCATTTACCAGCACTGCAACGGTTCAGTGATATTTCCCATTACAGTGAGGTGCACACACTTGAgataattcaaatatttttttatattcccaAATTCAATGATACAAAATGTAATATTCACAAAATTAAACTCGAATTGAGTTTGCCACATAGAGAGTTCATATTTGGCATCGTTGAACAGTCGAAGAGAGTAATATCGAAAGATATCGATATCTAAGCACAATCCATATTACGGTATtgatatatcgatatattgaCATTTTGATATATATCAACAACCCTACAACTTTTTTGTCAATCACTTTTTTTGTCAAGAAAACATTTTTGAGAAGCCAGTTGTGAAAATGGCCTCTCAAGGCGATCTTATTGCACAATTCATAGAAATCACTGGGTCCGACG
Coding sequences:
- the LOC6496516 gene encoding aldehyde dehydrogenase, dimeric NADP-preferring isoform X6, which produces MKFSIMADNSIKPSPDENGSGDQAITVINIETETENAEASTGIPAASASQHLPEKQQPLQAEAESETDRMANFDDTLQRARLAFSSGKTRSVSFRRKQLENLLRCYEEHESEIISALEADLRRPKQESLIVETEFMKNDIKHILFHLDDWVKADKPSKSFVNLMDDVQIYNDPFGVVLVIGAWNYPLQLLLVPVASAIAAGNCVVIKPSEIAANCAKFIADVIPKYLDNDCFPVVCGGPAETAELLNQRFDYIFYTGSTRVGKIIHAAANKHLTPTTLELGGKSPCYIDKSVELRTAVKRILWGKLINCGQTCIAPDYILCSKEVQEKFIAEAKEVLKEWYGENIQSSPDLSRVINANNFQRLLGLMKSGRVAVGGKYDVSERYIEPTILVDVKANDPIMEEEIFGPILPIYNVESAYDAIKFINAREKPLVIYVFSNSNKLVKEFRSNTTSGGFCSNETIMHCGVDVLPFGGVGMSGMGSYHGKYGFDTFTHKKSCLGKDLSALGEKLASARYPPYSDRKGSLLSFLLRKRRPLPNLHLSHLLAVGLGVGLTVLANYYLQKSSTD
- the LOC6496516 gene encoding aldehyde dehydrogenase, dimeric NADP-preferring isoform X5 — its product is MANFDDTLQRARLAFSSGKTRSVSFRRKQLENLLRCYEEHESEIISALEADLRRPKQESLIVETEFMKNDIKHILFHLDDWVKADKPSKSFVNLMDDVQIYNDPFGVVLVIGAWNYPLQLLLVPVASAIAAGNCVVIKPSEIAANCAKFIADVIPKYLDNDCFPVVCGGPAETAELLNQRFDYIFYTGSTRVGKIIHAAANKHLTPTTLELGGKSPCYIDKSVELRTAVKRILWGKLINCGQTCIAPDYILCSKEVQEKFIAEAKEVLKEWYGENIQSSPDLSRVINANNFQRLLGLMKSGRVAVGGKYDVSERYIEPTILVDVKANDPIMEEEIFGPILPIYNVESAYDAIKFINAREKPLVIYVFSNSNKLVKEFRSNTTSGGFCSNETIMHCGVDVLPFGGVGMSGMGSYHGKYGFDTFTHKKSCLGKDLSALGEKLASARYPPYSDRKGSLLSFLLRKRRPLPNLHLSHLLAVGLGVGLTVLANYYLQVRKGKLLSR
- the LOC6496516 gene encoding aldehyde dehydrogenase, dimeric NADP-preferring isoform X2, whose product is MKFSIMADNSIKPSPDENGSGDQAITVINIETETENAEASTGIPAASASQHLPEKQQPLQAEAESETDRMANFDDTLQRARLAFSSGKTRSVSFRRKQLENLLRCYEEHESEIISALEADLRRPKQESLIVETEFMKNDIKHILFHLDDWVKADKPSKSFVNLMDDVQIYNDPFGVVLVIGAWNYPLQLLLVPVASAIAAGNCVVIKPSEIAANCAKFIADVIPKYLDNDCFPVVCGGPAETAELLNQRFDYIFYTGSTRVGKIIHAAANKHLTPTTLELGGKSPCYIDKSVELRTAVKRILWGKLINCGQTCIAPDYILCSKEVQEKFIAEAKEVLKEWYGENIQSSPDLSRVINANNFQRLLGLMKSGRVAVGGKYDVSERYIEPTILVDVKANDPIMEEEIFGPILPIYNVESAYDAIKFINARESPLVLYIFTLETEVQNLFINGTQSGGLCVNDTIMHYAVDVLPFGGVGMSGMGSYHGKYGFDTFTHKKSCLGKDLSALGEKLASARYPPYSDRKGSLLSFLLRKRRPLPNLHLSHLLAVGLGVGLTVLANYYLQVRKGKLLSR
- the LOC6496516 gene encoding aldehyde dehydrogenase, dimeric NADP-preferring isoform X1 — its product is MKFSIMADNSIKPSPDENGSGDQAITVINIETETENAEASTGIPAASASQHLPEKQQPLQAEAESETDRMANFDDTLQRARLAFSSGKTRSVSFRRKQLENLLRCYEEHESEIISALEADLRRPKQESLIVETEFMKNDIKHILFHLDDWVKADKPSKSFVNLMDDVQIYNDPFGVVLVIGAWNYPLQLLLVPVASAIAAGNCVVIKPSEIAANCAKFIADVIPKYLDNDCFPVVCGGPAETAELLNQRFDYIFYTGSTRVGKIIHAAANKHLTPTTLELGGKSPCYIDKSVELRTAVKRILWGKLINCGQTCIAPDYILCSKEVQEKFIAEAKEVLKEWYGENIQSSPDLSRVINANNFQRLLGLMKSGRVAVGGKYDVSERYIEPTILVDVKANDPIMEEEIFGPILPIYNVESAYDAIKFINAREKPLVIYVFSNSNKLVKEFRSNTTSGGFCSNETIMHCGVDVLPFGGVGMSGMGSYHGKYGFDTFTHKKSCLGKDLSALGEKLASARYPPYSDRKGSLLSFLLRKRRPLPNLHLSHLLAVGLGVGLTVLANYYLQVRKGKLLSR
- the LOC6496516 gene encoding aldehyde dehydrogenase, dimeric NADP-preferring isoform X4 — protein: MKFSIMADNSIKPSPDENGSGDQAITVINIETETENAEASTGIPAASASQHLPEKQQPLQAEAESETDRMANFDDTLQRARLAFSSGKTRSVSFRRKQLENLLRCYEEHESEIISALEADLRRPKQESLIVETEFMKNDIKHILFHLDDWVKADKPSKSFVNLMDDVQIYNDPFGVVLVIGAWNYPLQLLLVPVASAIAAGNCVVIKPSEIAANCAKFIADVIPKYLDNDCFPVVCGGPAETAELLNQRFDYIFYTGSTRVGKIIHAAANKHLTPTTLELGGKSPCYIDKSVELRTAVKRILWGKLINCGQTCIAPDYILCSKEVQEKFIAEAKEVLKEWYGENIQSSPDLSRVINANNFQRLLGLMKSGRVAVGGKYDVSERYIEPTILVDVKANDPIMEEEIFGPILPIYNVESAYDAIKFINARESPLVLYIFTLETEVQNLFINGTQSGGLCVNDTIMHYAVDVLPFGGVGMSGMGSYHGKYGFDTFTHKKSCLGKDLSALGEKLASARYPPYSDRKGSLLSFLLRKRRPLPNLHLSHLLAVGLGVGLTVLANYYLQGKLLSR
- the LOC6496516 gene encoding aldehyde dehydrogenase, dimeric NADP-preferring isoform X8, with the translated sequence MANFDDTLQRARLAFSSGKTRSVSFRRKQLENLLRCYEEHESEIISALEADLRRPKQESLIVETEFMKNDIKHILFHLDDWVKADKPSKSFVNLMDDVQIYNDPFGVVLVIGAWNYPLQLLLVPVASAIAAGNCVVIKPSEIAANCAKFIADVIPKYLDNDCFPVVCGGPAETAELLNQRFDYIFYTGSTRVGKIIHAAANKHLTPTTLELGGKSPCYIDKSVELRTAVKRILWGKLINCGQTCIAPDYILCSKEVQEKFIAEAKEVLKEWYGENIQSSPDLSRVINANNFQRLLGLMKSGRVAVGGKYDVSERYIEPTILVDVKANDPIMEEEIFGPILPIYNVESAYDAIKFINAREKPLVIYVFSNSNKLVKEFRSNTTSGGFCSNETIMHCGVDVLPFGGVGMSGMGSYHGKYGFDTFTHKKSCLGKDLSALGEKLASARYPPYSDRKGSLLSFLLRKRRPLPNLHLSHLLAVGLGVGLTVLANYYLQGKLLSR
- the LOC6496516 gene encoding aldehyde dehydrogenase, dimeric NADP-preferring isoform X3, which produces MKFSIMADNSIKPSPDENGSGDQAITVINIETETENAEASTGIPAASASQHLPEKQQPLQAEAESETDRMANFDDTLQRARLAFSSGKTRSVSFRRKQLENLLRCYEEHESEIISALEADLRRPKQESLIVETEFMKNDIKHILFHLDDWVKADKPSKSFVNLMDDVQIYNDPFGVVLVIGAWNYPLQLLLVPVASAIAAGNCVVIKPSEIAANCAKFIADVIPKYLDNDCFPVVCGGPAETAELLNQRFDYIFYTGSTRVGKIIHAAANKHLTPTTLELGGKSPCYIDKSVELRTAVKRILWGKLINCGQTCIAPDYILCSKEVQEKFIAEAKEVLKEWYGENIQSSPDLSRVINANNFQRLLGLMKSGRVAVGGKYDVSERYIEPTILVDVKANDPIMEEEIFGPILPIYNVESAYDAIKFINAREKPLVIYVFSNSNKLVKEFRSNTTSGGFCSNETIMHCGVDVLPFGGVGMSGMGSYHGKYGFDTFTHKKSCLGKDLSALGEKLASARYPPYSDRKGSLLSFLLRKRRPLPNLHLSHLLAVGLGVGLTVLANYYLQGKLLSR
- the LOC6496516 gene encoding aldehyde dehydrogenase, dimeric NADP-preferring isoform X7 is translated as MKFSIMADNSIKPSPDENGSGDQAITVINIETETENAEASTGIPAASASQHLPEKQQPLQAEAESETDRMANFDDTLQRARLAFSSGKTRSVSFRRKQLENLLRCYEEHESEIISALEADLRRPKQESLIVETEFMKNDIKHILFHLDDWVKADKPSKSFVNLMDDVQIYNDPFGVVLVIGAWNYPLQLLLVPVASAIAAGNCVVIKPSEIAANCAKFIADVIPKYLDNDCFPVVCGGPAETAELLNQRFDYIFYTGSTRVGKIIHAAANKHLTPTTLELGGKSPCYIDKSVELRTAVKRILWGKLINCGQTCIAPDYILCSKEVQEKFIAEAKEVLKEWYGENIQSSPDLSRVINANNFQRLLGLMKSGRVAVGGKYDVSERYIEPTILVDVKANDPIMEEEIFGPILPIYNVESAYDAIKFINARESPLVLYIFTLETEVQNLFINGTQSGGLCVNDTIMHYAVDVLPFGGVGMSGMGSYHGKYGFDTFTHKKSCLGKDLSALGEKLASARYPPYSDRKGSLLSFLLRKRRPLPNLHLSHLLAVGLGVGLTVLANYYLQKSSTD